GGCACAAGCAGCCTACTTGGCCATACCTACCCTGCTGAAGGCCAGAACATCCAGGAGCTGTGGTGAGACTTCAGCTGTCCTCAAGGACAGGAAGAGAGGCACAGAGAACAGCACAGGCAAAGGCTGGGTAATGGGGTTTGTGAGGTTGATAGAGGACAGAGGCTTGGCTGCAATGGTTATGGGAAgagaggaggtgggcagggcccaCCTGCACCGAGGCCATTCTGCACCGAGGGCCACACTGTCCCTTCCTGCCAAAAACTGTCAGTAACCAGACTCAGAGATTCTCCCACATGCTGGCCATGGCTTCTGCCAAAGCAGGCCTGGCCTCAACTCCCGGACAGGGGCCAGGACCAGGTCAAGAGCCACACAGGATGGGGACCCCACCTCCCAAGTCCCCAGGTCCATCAACCCTAGAGAACCTGCAGCCCTGAGTGCCAAGAAACAGGGCCCATCCATCTGTAGGTCAGTCCTCTGGGACCCTGGCGCCCCCTGTAGACAGGAAACTACACCAATGGGGGAGGGGCCACCACCTGTTTGGAGGAGGAGACAGACTTGCCCTCaaggaagcacacacacacacacacaccccttcaggAACCTCCAGTGTGATGAAGACACAGACGTTGACCTCAAAGGTCCAATCTGAAATTGAGCTCCGTCCTCAGGAAGCTCCTATTCTGATGGAGACGTGTACTCTACCATCAGAGCTCCATTCTGAAGGGTGAAACACAGCATTGGGCTTCAGGAAACCTACAGTCTGAGGGTAGACACACAAGCCCCACTGAATTTTTAGGGAGCCCCCAATCTGTGGCAGACACAGATTAGACATTTTGGTGACTCTAGGGCTGCTGGAAAAGCAAATACAAGACgtccagttaaatctgaatttcagataaacaacaaataatgttttagtataagtatatcccataAAACACATGGagtatacttatactaaaaaaaaaaaaacctattcattgtttatttgaaattcaaatttaactggacgTCCTGCATCGTTACTTGCCAAATCTGACAACCCTAGATGCCTCCAATCCGAGGGCGGGAGGACCCCCCCAGACACGGAAATGCAGGTAAACATCTGAGCTTGCTCCTGCTCCTGGAGcagtggaggggcaggaggggagtcCTGGGGCGCCGGCTCGCAGCAGTTTAAAATTCCTTCCAGGCCAGATCCCTAATCCCTCGGTGCACAATGGCCGCCTTCTCCCCCGCCGCCCGCGCCCACGCCCTCCCCCGCGGGGCCGTGGCAGTGCCACCACGGGCCTCTTTAAGCCCCTTTGAAGCCGCCTGAGCCCCGCGCCGCGGGAGGCCCCGCCGCTATGCCAGCTATGCCAGCTATGTCCCCGCCGCCGCCGGCCACCACCGCTCCCCCATTAATGCTGGCTAATCTGGCTAATAAATAAACTCCCCTCCCAGCCTCGGCCCCCCGCTcgctcctccctgctcccccagaATTGATTTCAGGGCTCAGCTAGAACAAGCGCCCCCACTTCCTTCTGATGTCTCTGagtgtttttttctctcactgcccTAGGTCTGTTACCGCGTTGCATCTGCATCTCTTTCGGTCCACCTGCGCGCGGGGCGCCAGCCACATGGCTGGGTGCAGGGCACCGGACTCGAAGCCTGGGGAAGAGCCGCAGGACTGAGGAGCGCCCCCTGGAGGCGGGAGGAGGCCCGGGCCAAGCCCCCTCGCTGCcccgccccaggccccgccccactCTGTCCGCGGAAGTGGGGAAGCACTGCGAGCAGCCACGGGACGGGTGACTCCTTGCCAGGAGAAGGCGCCGGCGCCTCCCGCGGCAGGAGTCGCTTCTCCGCGGCCTCTTTCGTCCCTTGCGTCCCTAGCCGGGCTTCCGAGAGTCTGACTCAGAGCCGAGCCCGCATCGCTTCACCTCCTACAACACACCCGGAGCGCGCGGAGAAATTACAGGATTGCAGGGGCACGGCTAGTGCGCTCTAATTACCCACCGccgctctcctccgcggcgctCGGCGGCACGGGGACAACGCGCCGTAATTAGGCCGCCCCTCCCAGGTCCCGGAACCCGTCCCCCGTCCCCAGTAGCGCGCGCGTCGGTTCCTCCCGCTGCTTCCTGCCGCCCTCCGGGACTGCCCCCTTGGTCCCAGGAGAGAGCTATGAGACCCCCCCCccaacctggggtggggggagcggagGACTTGGAGACccgtccctaggcctgaagtggggaagccggcccctcccctcccgtAAGCCTACAGTCTTTGAGATCTCTGCAGGAAGGGActgggagagtggggagggggcaggacccTCTCGTAGACATGGTCACTGAGGCCGACTGGAAAGTTAACTGTCCCGGGCGGGGGTGGGTAGGGCACCCGGGCGATAGTATCCCATTTTGCACTGAAGGCTCAGACAAGTAAAGGCTCTCAGGGAAGACCACCCAGCTAGAACTTCCAGATCAGCTCATTTAAGGAGCCGGACAGGCTCCTTCCCCTGCCTGGGGAATTACATTCCTGCGAAGAAAGGTGATACCCCCGCCGCAGGCTGGAGTGCTGGCAGCCGACCAGCTGTGGCCTGTTGGCCACAAGGGAGCTGGTGAAGTGTGGCTCAAGTCTTCCATCCcaggaagggtgggaggaggcCCTGAAGACACAGAAGCCAAGCCTGGCGGCCAGCACTTGAGGGGAGCAACTTGGCTGTCAGCTTCTTTATCCAAACCAGGCTCCAACCTCTCCACTATCAGGAATTTTTTCCTGATGCCCAGGGGGTTGCAAACTGATGGCCTTGGGCCAAGTTTAATCTTTAGTGAGGTTTTTTTTGACCTTCAGTGAGTATGTGGTTTTTATATTCTACGGACAATGTGGGCTACCCTCCCCATTGGCAAAGGCCAGTGTGGCCACACTAGGTCCCCAAAGGCATTTGAGTTTGAGACCTTGATTTAGACCAGCCCACCTGGCCTGCGCCTTTAGCCGTTTCCTCATTTTCTAGGATCTCAGTCTGCACTATTGCACCTTTGTAGTTTTTGCATGTTTCTCAGTAAGCGTGCCAAGATGAGTGTCCCTCCGAGCCCCGCCTTATGCTCCCTACATGTGGGGCCAGTGGTGGTTACATATGCTTCTGGAAACCCCTCTGGCAGCCACTTTTTTCATCTTGAATATCGGTCTCTGCCTTGGGTAGGCACCAGATCTTTTCCAGCGGGGGTGACATGGTATTTTCTGCCATGAGACCAGaggttccttgaaggcaggatATTGGATCTCTCCCTTAGACTGGGATCTCACTGAGGGCTAGGGGAATGGGGTGTGGAGGTAGTATCTTACATCATAGCGAGCTCCCTGAGGGCGGGGCTGTGTCTCCCCTCAGTctggagctccttgaaggcaTTGGATTGTCCCCTCAGATGGGGCCTTTGCACCCATCTCACCCCTCTGGCTCTCGGCTACGCGTAGGCATTCCTCCCAGGACACTGTTTGTCACGCTTCGATGAATGAAACCTACTAAGAATAACTCAGTCCTTGTAGTCTCTAAAGGACAGGGGTGTTGGAGGGGGCGGGCGGAGACTGGTGATTGTGGAGAGGCTGGTGGAGGATGGACACAACTATTCATTCAACAGCATTTTCCCCGGTGCCCATCTGGACACTGGCAGGAGACACGGGGTGCCACAGAGCCCCCTACTGTGCCATTCCTGCTGTTGCCAGTAGGGGGATGGCTACAGGACTCCTGAGATAGAACTCCCACCCCCCTTCTTCACAGCCTTCCCACCCCAGAAGTCATCACCTCAGTGCCACCCAGCCCTCTGTATGCCTGCCACCaagtccctctgcctggaagtcAGGTGCTTCGGGTGGGGGACTGCTTCCAATGGGACAGGCGCTGTGGCAGGGAGTGCCTGTGGAGCAGCCTTCATCTTCCTCCTGCGGAGAACTGTCAGACTGACCACGGGGGAATGGAGAAGCAGTCTCAAAATGACAGGAGGGCATTTGGTGTTCTAATTGGGGGATGGGGTATGAGTGACCCAGAGGatgaacccctgtcccccacccccactccacgTTTCCTCCCTCATCCCGCCCCTTTCCACTCCCACACCTCAAGCCTCCAGTTAAGAACTGAGGGAACTTTCCAATGCAGCTGTTCTGGGCACTTCACAGGGGGCCCGTGGGGTGGGGAGGCTGTGACCTTAACCCGAGTCTCTGGATGAGGCCTTCCTGGCATTCCGCCCTCACCTGCCACCTCTTGAAAGGGACATTTCGGCCTGGTCAGCCTGTGAGCCAGGCAGCCTGGTATGATACCAGCTCTGTCACTGATCCCACTGTGACCTTGAGAAGCCATttgctccctgggcctcagtttccccacacaTAAAATGAGTTTTGTCTAGGTTTCATGACTTTcaaacctttcttttttaaaaataatggatcCTTTTACTTAAATAGTAACTTATGTGGAGTCTCACTAGTAACAGAAAAAGTTTGGGGTTCTATGGTCACAGTAGGAGTGGGGACCCAGAGCCCCAGTATTTAGTCCATCATACATGTGCGTAcgcacgcgtgcgcacacacacacgtgcacgcagaTTGGCTCCAGGGCACTCCACAGAGCCCACTTCACAAACCTCTGAACCCTGAAATCCCCTGTGCAAACATTCTGGGGCCCTTCCAGGGCTGGGAGCTCTAGAACCGGGGGTGCTGACAGCTCTAAGGATGAGGCAGTGACTCTGGGCCACCCCGGTGTAGAGAGCAGGGCTGAGGGgtcatggggtggggggacagagcTGGTAGGGGGCGTCCTTGCCACCCCGGGTAATGCCACTGAGGCTGGCCAAGGGCCTGGGGCCAAAGCTGGGTCCATGCACACCCTCTGTGCCTACCTGAGCCAGAAGTCAAGTAGGCTTGTCTGGCCCTGGACCCCCTcagctggggggagagggagacacATGGGGACTGAG
This genomic interval from Lagenorhynchus albirostris chromosome 10, mLagAlb1.1, whole genome shotgun sequence contains the following:
- the LOC132528161 gene encoding uncharacterized protein LOC132528161 isoform X3, translated to MRAGSQHSATCWASQVGAGQPDSPSQALPPGQSGATPYQPQRLARAGRQEVEKTSGEHMLRLVRKEGVDGCLFAPQGPQAQAAYLAIPTLLKARTSRSCGLLPRCICISFGPPARGAPATWLGAGHRTRSLGKSRRTEERPLEAGGGPGQAPSLPRPRPRPTLSAEVGKHCEQPRDG